The following coding sequences lie in one Primulina huaijiensis isolate GDHJ02 chromosome 2, ASM1229523v2, whole genome shotgun sequence genomic window:
- the LOC140970988 gene encoding homeobox-leucine zipper protein ATHB-16-like, which produces MKRLGSCDSLSALMSTDELNQESDPIYSREFRTMLEGLDEEGCVEESGHVSEKKRRLTVDQVKALEKSFEIENKLEPERKVKLAKEIGLQPRQVAVWFQNRRARYKTKQLERDYGILKANFDNLKQNYDTLQSDNQALLKQIQELRSKQNGDVKNERIVCVKEEAMVLSDTEQKKSLETPSNSLAKCEKSAIEHDFQENVSSFLDFKDGSSDSTDSSAILNEENNSPHQYLEIQNGTSSVGDESKAAATNASFIGDSHKKFQPQFVKVEEYNFFGEDHDQSCSSLFSDEQAPTLHWYCYDQWN; this is translated from the exons ATGAAGAGACTTGGCAGCTGTGATTCTTTGAGTGCTTTGATGTCTACAG ATGAACTGAATCAAGAGAGTGATCCCATTTACAGTAGGGAGTTTCGGACCATGTTGGAGGGGTTAGATGAGGAAGGTTGCGTTGAAGAATCTGGCCATGTTTcggagaagaagaggagattaaCAGTGGATCAAGTGAAGGCTTTGGAGAAGAGTTTCGAGATTGAAAATAAGCTTGAGCCTGAGAGGAAAGTTAAGTTGGCTAAAGAAATTGGACTGCAGCCTCGGCAGGTTGCTGTTTGGTTCCAAAATCGGCGCGCGAGGTATAAAACCAAGCAGTTGGAAAGAGATTACGGGATTCTTAAAGCCAATTTTGATAATCTCAAGCAAAACTACGACACTCTTCAGAGTGATAATCAAGCCTTACTTAAACAG ATTCAGGAGTTGAGATCTAAGCAAAACGGAGATGTTAAAAATGAGAGAATAGTTTGCGTCAAGGAAGAGGCAATGGTACTGTCTGATACTGAACAAAAGAAGAGCCTTGAAACCCCATCGAATTCTCTCGCCAAATGTGAAAAATCTGCTATTGAACATGATTTTCAAGAGAACGTGTCatcttttcttgatttcaaaGATGGATCTTCGGACAGTACCGATTCAAGTGCAATCTTGAATGAAGAAAACAACAGCCCGCATCAGTATTTGGAAATTCAGAACGGAACCTCCAGCGTGGGAGATGAATCTAAGGCAGCAGCAACTAACGCAAGCTTTATTGGAGACTCCCACAAGAAATTCCAGCCTCAGTTTGTGAAAGTGGAGGAGTACAATTTCTTCGGTGAGGATCATGATCAGTCTTGCAGCAGTTTGTTTTCTGATGAACAAGCTCCTACCCTCCATTGGTACTGCTATGATCAGTGGAATTGa